The Mus caroli unplaced genomic scaffold, CAROLI_EIJ_v1.1 scaffold_18698_1, whole genome shotgun sequence genome includes a window with the following:
- the LOC110288028 gene encoding putative vomeronasal receptor-like protein 4 — protein MNWSNVIHTIIFLSLIGPGIMGNILMFARLGFTSALETEKKPIDLILIHLVFSNMIIICTTGLKELATVFYFRNFLGDIGCKTTVYLARMARGLSICTTCLLSVVQAVTISPRTTFWTKLKPQTSCQVLPFLLLFWIVNVLISSNLLSYIKAGSSLNRSVAIMYIGHCYMLPSRHIIKWFFLSLMTLRDVIFQSLMGWSSGSMALHLYNHHKRVLYLYSSRFSNNSPPEIRATWSVLILMACFLFFYWVDFILSFYTGFTVTHDSLSLNIKTFLELGYASFSPYVLISRNVRVPNILHAH, from the coding sequence ATGAACTGGAGTAATGTTATCCACACAATaatcttcctttctcttattGGACCTGGAATTATGGGGAATATCCTAATGTTTGCGAGACTTGGGTTCACTTCTGCCTTGGAGACTGAGAAAAAGCCCATTGACCTAATTCTCATCCACTTGGTGTTTTCTAATATGATCATCATTTGTACGACAGGGTTGAAGGAGCTTGCCACAGTGTTTTATTTCAGAAACTTCCTAGGAGATATTGGCTGCAAAACTACAGTTTATCTGGCAAGGATGGCACGGGGCCTTTCCATCTGTACCACCTGTCTCCTCAGTGTGGTCCAGGCTGTCACCATCAGTCCCAGGACCACCTTTTGGACAAAACTCAAACCACAGACATCATGCCaagttcttccctttctcctccttttctggATTGTTAATGTTCTCATAAGCTCCAACTTACTCTCTTACATTAAAGCAGGCAGTAGCTTGAACAGGTCTGTGGCTATAATGTACATTGGCCACTGCTATATGCTACCATCCAGACACATTATCAAGtggtttttcctctctctcatgACTCTTCGTGATGTCATCTTTCAGAGTCTCATGGGCTGGAGCAGTGGTTCCATGGCTCTCCATCTGTATAATCATCACAAACGTGTTCTCTACCTTTATAGCTCCAGGTTTTCAAACAACTCCCCTCCAGAAATCAGAGCTACATGGAGTGTTCTCATTCTTATggcctgcttccttttcttctattgggtagatttcattctctctttctataCAGGTTTCACAGTAACACATGATTCTCTTTcactaaatattaaaacatttttagaactTGGTTATGCTAGTTTCAGTCCCTATGTTCTGATTAGCAGAAATGTCCGTGTCCCTAATATCTTGCATGCTCACTGA